In a genomic window of Lathamus discolor isolate bLatDis1 chromosome 4, bLatDis1.hap1, whole genome shotgun sequence:
- the CLCN4 gene encoding H(+)/Cl(-) exchange transporter 4 isoform X3 yields MVNAGDMNGSGNLMDFLDEPFPDVGTYEDFHTIDWLREKSRDTDRHRKITSKSKESIWEFIKSLLDAWSGWVVMLLIGLLAGTLAGVIDLAVDWMTDLKEGVCLSAFWYSHEQCCWTSNETTFDDRDKCPQWQKWSELLVSQSEGASAYILNYFLYIMWALCFAFLAVSLVRVFAPYACGSGIPEIKTILSGFIIRGYLGKWTLLIKTVTLVLVVSSGLSLGKEGPLVHVACCCGNFFSSLFSKYSKNEGKRREVLSAAAAAGVSVAFGAPIGGVLFSLEEVSYYFPLKTLWRSFFAALVAAFTLRSINPFGNSRLVLFYVEYHTPWYMAELFPFILLGVFGGLWGTLFIRCNIAWCRRRKTTRLGKYPVLEVIVITAITAIIAYPNPYTRRSTSELISELFNDCGALESSQLCDYINDPNMTRPVDDIPDRPAGPGVYTAMWQLALALVFKIVITIFTFGMKIPSGLFIPSMAVGAMAGRMVGIGVEQLAYHHHDWIIFRNWCRPGADCVTPGLYAMVGAAACLGGVTRMTVSLVVIMFELTGGLEYIVPLMAAAVTSKWVADAFGKEGIYEAHIHLNGYPFLDVKDEFTHRTLATDVMRPRRGEAPLSVLTQDSMTVEDVETLIKETDYNGFPVVVSKDSERLIGFAQRRELILAISKECKTASGWGGEQLHCVLH; encoded by the exons ATGGTCAATGCAGGAGACATGAACGGTTCTGGCAACCTGATGGATTTTCTGGATGAGCCTTTCCCTGACGTTGGAACTTATGAAGATTTCCACACCATTGACTGGCTGCGGGAGAAATCACGTGACACTGACCGCCACAGAAAG attaCAAGCAAAAGTAAGGAGTCCATATGGGAGTTCATCAAGAGTTTGCTGGATGCTTGGTCAGGATGGGTTGTAATGCTTCTCATAGGACTACTGGCAG gCACATTAGCTGGAGTGATAGATTTAGCTGTGGATTGGATGACAGACCTGAAGGAGGGTGTCTGCCTGTCTGCCTTCTGGTACAGCCACGAGCAGTGCTGCTGGACGTCTAATGAAACGACATTCGATGACAGGGACAAATGTCCCCAGTGGCAGAAATGGTCTGAACTTCTTGTAAGCCAGTCTGAG GGTGCAAGTGCTTACATTCTAAACTATTTTCTATACATTATGTGGGCTctatgttttgctttcctggcAGTCTCCCTGGTCAGAGTGTTTGCTCCCTATGCCTGTGGCTCTGGAATCCCAGAG ATAAAAACCATCTTGAGTGGGTTCATTATTAGGGGCTACCTGGGAAAGTGGACACTTTTAATCAAAACAGTCACCTTGGTTCTGGTGGTATCTTCAGGCCTCAGCCTTGGGAAAGAGGGGCCGTTAGTCCACGTGGCCTGTTGTTGCGGAAACTTCTTCAGCAGCCTCTTCTCAAAGTACAGCAAGAacgaaggaaagagaagagag GTGCTTTCGGCTGCAGCCGCCGCAGGAGTTTCTGTTGCCTTTGGTGCTCCAATTGGAGGTGTGCTTTTTAGTCTGGAAGAG GTCAGTTACTACTTTCCTCTGAAAACTCTCTGGAGGTCATTTTTTGCTGCTCTCGTGGCTGCCTTCACACTGAGGTCCATCAATCCTTTTGGAAACAGCCGGCTGGTCTTGTTCTACGTGGAGTACCACACCCCCTGGTACATGGCTGAGCTCTTCCCCTTCATCTTGCTTGGTGTCTTCGGCGGCCTCTGGGGGACCCTCTTTATCCGATGCAACATTGCCTGGTGCAGGAGGCGAAAGACCACCAGACTTGGGAAATACCCAGTCCTGGAGGTCATAGTGATAACGGCTATCACTGCCATCATCGCCTATCCCAACCCCTACACGCGGAGGAGCACCAGTGAGCTGATCTCGGAGCTCTTCAATGACTGCGGTGCACTGGAGTCCTCCCAGCTCTGCGACTACATCAATGACCCAAACATGACCCGGCCAGTGGATGACATTCCTGACAGACCTGCTGGCCCCGGAGTCTACACTGCCATGTGGCAGCTCGCCTTGGCCTTGGTGTTTAAAATTGTTATCACAATATTCACTTTCGGCATGAAG ATCCCTTCAGGCCTTTTCATTCCCAGCATGGCTGTTGGAGCCATGGCTGGCAGGATGGTTGGGATCGGAGTAGAGCAGCTGGCATACCACCATCATGACTGGATCATCTTCAGGAACTGGTGCAGACCTGGGGCAGACTGTGTCACACCAGGACTTTATGCTATGGTGGGAGCTGCAGCTTGCTTGG GTGGTGTTACTCGAATGACAGTCTCTCTGGTGGTGATTATGTTTGAGCTAACTGGAGGCCTGGAGTACATCGTACCTCTTATGGCTGCAGCTGTCACAAGCAAGTGGGTGGCAGATGCCTTTGGGAAAGAAGGGATCTATGAAGCTCACATTCATCTGAATGGCTACCCGTTTCTGGATGTGAAGGATGAATTCACCCACCGAACCCTGGCAACTGATGTCATGAGACCAAGGCGTGGTGAAGCTCCTCTCTCTGTTCTGACACAGGACAGCATGACAGTGGAGGATGTTGAGACACTAATCAAGGAGACTGACTACAATGGCTTTCCAGTAGTGGTTTCGAAAGACTCAGAGAGACTTATTGGGTTTGCACAGAGACGAGAGCTGATTCTTGCAATAAGTAA AGAATGCAAGACAGCGTCAGGATGGGGTGGTGAGCAACTCCATTGTGTACTTCACTGA
- the CLCN4 gene encoding H(+)/Cl(-) exchange transporter 4 isoform X2, whose amino-acid sequence MVNAGDMNGSGNLMDFLDEPFPDVGTYEDFHTIDWLREKSRDTDRHRKITSKSKESIWEFIKSLLDAWSGWVVMLLIGLLAGTLAGVIDLAVDWMTDLKEGVCLSAFWYSHEQCCWTSNETTFDDRDKCPQWQKWSELLVSQSEIKTILSGFIIRGYLGKWTLLIKTVTLVLVVSSGLSLGKEGPLVHVACCCGNFFSSLFSKYSKNEGKRREVLSAAAAAGVSVAFGAPIGGVLFSLEEVSYYFPLKTLWRSFFAALVAAFTLRSINPFGNSRLVLFYVEYHTPWYMAELFPFILLGVFGGLWGTLFIRCNIAWCRRRKTTRLGKYPVLEVIVITAITAIIAYPNPYTRRSTSELISELFNDCGALESSQLCDYINDPNMTRPVDDIPDRPAGPGVYTAMWQLALALVFKIVITIFTFGMKIPSGLFIPSMAVGAMAGRMVGIGVEQLAYHHHDWIIFRNWCRPGADCVTPGLYAMVGAAACLGGVTRMTVSLVVIMFELTGGLEYIVPLMAAAVTSKWVADAFGKEGIYEAHIHLNGYPFLDVKDEFTHRTLATDVMRPRRGEAPLSVLTQDSMTVEDVETLIKETDYNGFPVVVSKDSERLIGFAQRRELILAIKNARQRQDGVVSNSIVYFTEDPPELPPNSPHPLKLRRILNLSPFTVTDHTPMETVVDIFRKLGLRQCLVTRSGRLLGIITKKDVLRHMAQMANQDPESIMFN is encoded by the exons ATGGTCAATGCAGGAGACATGAACGGTTCTGGCAACCTGATGGATTTTCTGGATGAGCCTTTCCCTGACGTTGGAACTTATGAAGATTTCCACACCATTGACTGGCTGCGGGAGAAATCACGTGACACTGACCGCCACAGAAAG attaCAAGCAAAAGTAAGGAGTCCATATGGGAGTTCATCAAGAGTTTGCTGGATGCTTGGTCAGGATGGGTTGTAATGCTTCTCATAGGACTACTGGCAG gCACATTAGCTGGAGTGATAGATTTAGCTGTGGATTGGATGACAGACCTGAAGGAGGGTGTCTGCCTGTCTGCCTTCTGGTACAGCCACGAGCAGTGCTGCTGGACGTCTAATGAAACGACATTCGATGACAGGGACAAATGTCCCCAGTGGCAGAAATGGTCTGAACTTCTTGTAAGCCAGTCTGAG ATAAAAACCATCTTGAGTGGGTTCATTATTAGGGGCTACCTGGGAAAGTGGACACTTTTAATCAAAACAGTCACCTTGGTTCTGGTGGTATCTTCAGGCCTCAGCCTTGGGAAAGAGGGGCCGTTAGTCCACGTGGCCTGTTGTTGCGGAAACTTCTTCAGCAGCCTCTTCTCAAAGTACAGCAAGAacgaaggaaagagaagagag GTGCTTTCGGCTGCAGCCGCCGCAGGAGTTTCTGTTGCCTTTGGTGCTCCAATTGGAGGTGTGCTTTTTAGTCTGGAAGAG GTCAGTTACTACTTTCCTCTGAAAACTCTCTGGAGGTCATTTTTTGCTGCTCTCGTGGCTGCCTTCACACTGAGGTCCATCAATCCTTTTGGAAACAGCCGGCTGGTCTTGTTCTACGTGGAGTACCACACCCCCTGGTACATGGCTGAGCTCTTCCCCTTCATCTTGCTTGGTGTCTTCGGCGGCCTCTGGGGGACCCTCTTTATCCGATGCAACATTGCCTGGTGCAGGAGGCGAAAGACCACCAGACTTGGGAAATACCCAGTCCTGGAGGTCATAGTGATAACGGCTATCACTGCCATCATCGCCTATCCCAACCCCTACACGCGGAGGAGCACCAGTGAGCTGATCTCGGAGCTCTTCAATGACTGCGGTGCACTGGAGTCCTCCCAGCTCTGCGACTACATCAATGACCCAAACATGACCCGGCCAGTGGATGACATTCCTGACAGACCTGCTGGCCCCGGAGTCTACACTGCCATGTGGCAGCTCGCCTTGGCCTTGGTGTTTAAAATTGTTATCACAATATTCACTTTCGGCATGAAG ATCCCTTCAGGCCTTTTCATTCCCAGCATGGCTGTTGGAGCCATGGCTGGCAGGATGGTTGGGATCGGAGTAGAGCAGCTGGCATACCACCATCATGACTGGATCATCTTCAGGAACTGGTGCAGACCTGGGGCAGACTGTGTCACACCAGGACTTTATGCTATGGTGGGAGCTGCAGCTTGCTTGG GTGGTGTTACTCGAATGACAGTCTCTCTGGTGGTGATTATGTTTGAGCTAACTGGAGGCCTGGAGTACATCGTACCTCTTATGGCTGCAGCTGTCACAAGCAAGTGGGTGGCAGATGCCTTTGGGAAAGAAGGGATCTATGAAGCTCACATTCATCTGAATGGCTACCCGTTTCTGGATGTGAAGGATGAATTCACCCACCGAACCCTGGCAACTGATGTCATGAGACCAAGGCGTGGTGAAGCTCCTCTCTCTGTTCTGACACAGGACAGCATGACAGTGGAGGATGTTGAGACACTAATCAAGGAGACTGACTACAATGGCTTTCCAGTAGTGGTTTCGAAAGACTCAGAGAGACTTATTGGGTTTGCACAGAGACGAGAGCTGATTCTTGCAATAA AGAATGCAAGACAGCGTCAGGATGGGGTGGTGAGCAACTCCATTGTGTACTTCACTGAAGACCCCCCCGAACTGCCACCCAACAGTCCCCATCCACTGAAGCTGCGGCGTATTCTCAACCTGAGCCCTTTCACTGTCACTGACCACACACCAATGGAGACTGTGGTAGATATTTTCCGGAAACTCGGGCTCCGGCAGTGTCTTGTCACTCGCAGTGG GAGGCTGCTGGGTATCATAACTAAAAAGGATGTATTAAGACATATGGCTCAAATGGCAAACCAGGACCCTGAATCTATCATGTTTAACTAG
- the CLCN4 gene encoding H(+)/Cl(-) exchange transporter 4 isoform X1: protein MVNAGDMNGSGNLMDFLDEPFPDVGTYEDFHTIDWLREKSRDTDRHRKITSKSKESIWEFIKSLLDAWSGWVVMLLIGLLAGTLAGVIDLAVDWMTDLKEGVCLSAFWYSHEQCCWTSNETTFDDRDKCPQWQKWSELLVSQSEGASAYILNYFLYIMWALCFAFLAVSLVRVFAPYACGSGIPEIKTILSGFIIRGYLGKWTLLIKTVTLVLVVSSGLSLGKEGPLVHVACCCGNFFSSLFSKYSKNEGKRREVLSAAAAAGVSVAFGAPIGGVLFSLEEVSYYFPLKTLWRSFFAALVAAFTLRSINPFGNSRLVLFYVEYHTPWYMAELFPFILLGVFGGLWGTLFIRCNIAWCRRRKTTRLGKYPVLEVIVITAITAIIAYPNPYTRRSTSELISELFNDCGALESSQLCDYINDPNMTRPVDDIPDRPAGPGVYTAMWQLALALVFKIVITIFTFGMKIPSGLFIPSMAVGAMAGRMVGIGVEQLAYHHHDWIIFRNWCRPGADCVTPGLYAMVGAAACLGGVTRMTVSLVVIMFELTGGLEYIVPLMAAAVTSKWVADAFGKEGIYEAHIHLNGYPFLDVKDEFTHRTLATDVMRPRRGEAPLSVLTQDSMTVEDVETLIKETDYNGFPVVVSKDSERLIGFAQRRELILAIKNARQRQDGVVSNSIVYFTEDPPELPPNSPHPLKLRRILNLSPFTVTDHTPMETVVDIFRKLGLRQCLVTRSGRLLGIITKKDVLRHMAQMANQDPESIMFN, encoded by the exons ATGGTCAATGCAGGAGACATGAACGGTTCTGGCAACCTGATGGATTTTCTGGATGAGCCTTTCCCTGACGTTGGAACTTATGAAGATTTCCACACCATTGACTGGCTGCGGGAGAAATCACGTGACACTGACCGCCACAGAAAG attaCAAGCAAAAGTAAGGAGTCCATATGGGAGTTCATCAAGAGTTTGCTGGATGCTTGGTCAGGATGGGTTGTAATGCTTCTCATAGGACTACTGGCAG gCACATTAGCTGGAGTGATAGATTTAGCTGTGGATTGGATGACAGACCTGAAGGAGGGTGTCTGCCTGTCTGCCTTCTGGTACAGCCACGAGCAGTGCTGCTGGACGTCTAATGAAACGACATTCGATGACAGGGACAAATGTCCCCAGTGGCAGAAATGGTCTGAACTTCTTGTAAGCCAGTCTGAG GGTGCAAGTGCTTACATTCTAAACTATTTTCTATACATTATGTGGGCTctatgttttgctttcctggcAGTCTCCCTGGTCAGAGTGTTTGCTCCCTATGCCTGTGGCTCTGGAATCCCAGAG ATAAAAACCATCTTGAGTGGGTTCATTATTAGGGGCTACCTGGGAAAGTGGACACTTTTAATCAAAACAGTCACCTTGGTTCTGGTGGTATCTTCAGGCCTCAGCCTTGGGAAAGAGGGGCCGTTAGTCCACGTGGCCTGTTGTTGCGGAAACTTCTTCAGCAGCCTCTTCTCAAAGTACAGCAAGAacgaaggaaagagaagagag GTGCTTTCGGCTGCAGCCGCCGCAGGAGTTTCTGTTGCCTTTGGTGCTCCAATTGGAGGTGTGCTTTTTAGTCTGGAAGAG GTCAGTTACTACTTTCCTCTGAAAACTCTCTGGAGGTCATTTTTTGCTGCTCTCGTGGCTGCCTTCACACTGAGGTCCATCAATCCTTTTGGAAACAGCCGGCTGGTCTTGTTCTACGTGGAGTACCACACCCCCTGGTACATGGCTGAGCTCTTCCCCTTCATCTTGCTTGGTGTCTTCGGCGGCCTCTGGGGGACCCTCTTTATCCGATGCAACATTGCCTGGTGCAGGAGGCGAAAGACCACCAGACTTGGGAAATACCCAGTCCTGGAGGTCATAGTGATAACGGCTATCACTGCCATCATCGCCTATCCCAACCCCTACACGCGGAGGAGCACCAGTGAGCTGATCTCGGAGCTCTTCAATGACTGCGGTGCACTGGAGTCCTCCCAGCTCTGCGACTACATCAATGACCCAAACATGACCCGGCCAGTGGATGACATTCCTGACAGACCTGCTGGCCCCGGAGTCTACACTGCCATGTGGCAGCTCGCCTTGGCCTTGGTGTTTAAAATTGTTATCACAATATTCACTTTCGGCATGAAG ATCCCTTCAGGCCTTTTCATTCCCAGCATGGCTGTTGGAGCCATGGCTGGCAGGATGGTTGGGATCGGAGTAGAGCAGCTGGCATACCACCATCATGACTGGATCATCTTCAGGAACTGGTGCAGACCTGGGGCAGACTGTGTCACACCAGGACTTTATGCTATGGTGGGAGCTGCAGCTTGCTTGG GTGGTGTTACTCGAATGACAGTCTCTCTGGTGGTGATTATGTTTGAGCTAACTGGAGGCCTGGAGTACATCGTACCTCTTATGGCTGCAGCTGTCACAAGCAAGTGGGTGGCAGATGCCTTTGGGAAAGAAGGGATCTATGAAGCTCACATTCATCTGAATGGCTACCCGTTTCTGGATGTGAAGGATGAATTCACCCACCGAACCCTGGCAACTGATGTCATGAGACCAAGGCGTGGTGAAGCTCCTCTCTCTGTTCTGACACAGGACAGCATGACAGTGGAGGATGTTGAGACACTAATCAAGGAGACTGACTACAATGGCTTTCCAGTAGTGGTTTCGAAAGACTCAGAGAGACTTATTGGGTTTGCACAGAGACGAGAGCTGATTCTTGCAATAA AGAATGCAAGACAGCGTCAGGATGGGGTGGTGAGCAACTCCATTGTGTACTTCACTGAAGACCCCCCCGAACTGCCACCCAACAGTCCCCATCCACTGAAGCTGCGGCGTATTCTCAACCTGAGCCCTTTCACTGTCACTGACCACACACCAATGGAGACTGTGGTAGATATTTTCCGGAAACTCGGGCTCCGGCAGTGTCTTGTCACTCGCAGTGG GAGGCTGCTGGGTATCATAACTAAAAAGGATGTATTAAGACATATGGCTCAAATGGCAAACCAGGACCCTGAATCTATCATGTTTAACTAG